In one window of Rhodanobacter sp. FDAARGOS 1247 DNA:
- a CDS encoding sodium:proton antiporter, with amino-acid sequence MTIELSLMLAGMLVIGFLAQWLAWRVKLPAIVFLLLAGIILGPVSGVLQPDKLLGELLFPMVSLSVALILFEGSLTLRFHELPGIGKAVRGLVSYGAVASLLLLALAAHLVAGLAWPIALLFGALACVTGPTVIAPMLRTLRPNARIANTLRWEGIVIDPLGALFAVLIYEAIVSRQEGHTIGIFVATIGCGVGIGALSAWTMAFFLRRQMIPEYLQNYAVLAAVLLAFSVSNTLTHESGLLAVTIMGIALGNLRGVHIDDILDFKESLTTVLVSLLFVLLAARLQWPLPDGMLGAGITLFVIAQLLVRPVTVAIASFGSSLSWRERALIGWVAPRGIVAASVSALFALRLDALGVAGAEALVPLVFTLIIGTVILQSATARPLAIWLKVAEPEPRGLLIFGSDVVARAIGKALDEAGFRVVLADDDWDGIRLARMEGRSTFFGNPASPHAERHLDLTGIGRLLAVSTHRERNSLACVHYRQEFGREKVYRLRNLTPQENTDRAALAGSLLAPPLFDETMTHGRFAEMLEQGWRIKSTRLSATFDWPHFIEQYGSNTVLMFGVEEKGALRVASAKRELEPKPGWTVIALVPPSEK; translated from the coding sequence ATGACTATCGAGCTCAGCCTGATGCTCGCCGGCATGCTGGTGATCGGCTTCCTGGCGCAGTGGCTGGCATGGCGGGTGAAACTGCCGGCAATCGTGTTCCTGCTGCTGGCCGGAATCATCCTGGGGCCGGTCAGCGGCGTGCTGCAGCCGGACAAGCTGCTGGGCGAACTGCTGTTCCCGATGGTCTCGCTGTCGGTCGCGCTGATCCTGTTCGAAGGCAGCCTGACCTTGCGCTTCCACGAATTGCCGGGCATCGGCAAGGCGGTGCGCGGGCTGGTCAGTTACGGCGCGGTGGCGTCGCTGCTGCTGCTGGCGCTGGCCGCCCACCTCGTCGCCGGACTGGCCTGGCCGATCGCCCTGCTGTTCGGCGCGCTGGCCTGCGTGACCGGGCCGACGGTGATCGCGCCGATGCTGCGCACCCTGCGCCCGAATGCCCGCATCGCCAACACGCTGCGCTGGGAAGGCATCGTGATCGACCCGCTGGGCGCACTGTTCGCGGTGCTGATCTACGAGGCCATCGTGTCGCGCCAGGAAGGGCACACCATCGGCATCTTCGTTGCCACGATCGGCTGTGGCGTAGGTATCGGTGCGCTGTCGGCGTGGACGATGGCGTTCTTCCTGCGTCGCCAGATGATTCCCGAATACCTGCAGAACTACGCGGTGCTGGCCGCGGTGCTGCTGGCCTTCAGCGTCTCCAACACGCTGACCCACGAGTCGGGCCTGCTGGCGGTGACGATCATGGGCATCGCGCTGGGCAACCTGCGCGGCGTGCACATCGACGACATCCTGGATTTCAAGGAAAGCCTGACCACGGTGCTGGTGTCGCTGCTGTTCGTCCTGCTCGCCGCCCGACTGCAATGGCCGTTGCCCGACGGCATGCTGGGCGCCGGCATCACCCTGTTCGTGATCGCGCAACTGCTGGTGCGGCCGGTGACCGTGGCGATCGCCAGCTTCGGCAGCAGCCTGAGCTGGCGCGAGCGCGCGCTGATCGGCTGGGTCGCGCCGCGCGGCATCGTGGCCGCGTCGGTGTCGGCGCTGTTCGCGCTGCGCCTCGACGCCCTGGGCGTGGCCGGTGCCGAGGCGCTGGTGCCGCTGGTGTTCACCCTGATCATCGGCACCGTGATCCTGCAGAGCGCCACCGCCCGTCCGCTGGCGATCTGGCTGAAGGTCGCCGAGCCGGAGCCGCGCGGTCTGCTGATCTTCGGTTCCGACGTCGTGGCGCGCGCGATCGGCAAGGCGCTGGACGAGGCAGGCTTCCGCGTGGTGCTGGCCGACGACGACTGGGACGGCATCCGCCTCGCGCGGATGGAGGGACGCAGCACCTTCTTCGGCAACCCCGCCTCGCCGCATGCCGAGCGGCACCTGGACCTCACCGGCATCGGCCGGTTGCTGGCGGTGTCGACCCATCGCGAGCGCAACTCGCTGGCCTGCGTGCACTACCGGCAGGAATTCGGGCGCGAAAAAGTCTACCGCCTGCGCAACCTCACGCCCCAGGAAAACACCGACCGCGCCGCGCTCGCCGGCAGCCTGCTGGCGCCGCCGCTGTTCGACGAGACGATGACCCACGGGCGCTTCGCCGAAATGCTGGAACAGGGCTGGCGGATCAAGTCGACCCGGCTCAGCGCCACCTTCGACTGGCCGCACTTCATCGAGCAATACGGCTCGAACACGGTGCTGATGTTCGGCGTCGAGGAAAAGGGCGCCCTGCGGGTGGCCTCGGCCAAGCGCGAACTGGAGCCGAAGCCCGGCTGGACCGTGATCGCGCTGGTGCCGCCCAGCGAGAAGTGA
- the aceA gene encoding isocitrate lyase gives MKTTTLPTAEQITLDWNNNPRWTGVQRNYSAEDVVRLRGTVHVEHSLARHGAERLWKSLHKEDFVNALGALTGNQAMQQVKAGLQAIYLSGWQVAADANVAGEMYPDQSLYPANSVPLVVKRINNTLLRADQLHHAEGKDDCDWLVPIVADAEAGFGGVLNAFELMKAMIEAGAAGVHFEDQLASVKKCGHMGGKVLVPTREAVDKLNAARLAADVAGVPTLLVARTDADAADLLTSDIDDNDKAFITGERTVEGFFRVRPGLDQAISRGLAYAPYADLIWCETSKPNLDDARCFAEAIHAKFPGKMLAYNCSPSFNWKKNLDDATIANFQKELGAMGYKFQFITLAGFHSLNYGMFDLAHGYARRQMSAFVELQEKEFAAADRGFTAVKHQREVGTGYFDAVTQAIQQGQSSTTALKGSTEEAQFKQASAA, from the coding sequence ATGAAGACCACGACCCTGCCGACCGCCGAACAGATCACCCTGGACTGGAACAACAACCCGCGCTGGACCGGCGTGCAGCGCAACTACTCCGCCGAGGACGTGGTGCGCCTGCGCGGCACCGTGCACGTGGAACACTCGCTGGCCCGCCATGGCGCCGAGCGGCTGTGGAAGTCCCTGCACAAGGAAGACTTCGTCAATGCGCTGGGCGCGCTCACCGGCAACCAGGCGATGCAGCAGGTCAAGGCCGGCCTGCAGGCGATCTACCTGAGCGGCTGGCAGGTCGCCGCCGACGCGAACGTGGCCGGCGAGATGTATCCCGACCAGTCGCTGTACCCGGCCAACTCGGTGCCGCTGGTGGTGAAGCGGATCAACAACACCTTGCTGCGTGCCGATCAGTTGCACCACGCCGAAGGCAAGGACGACTGCGACTGGCTGGTGCCGATCGTGGCTGACGCCGAAGCCGGCTTCGGCGGCGTGCTGAATGCGTTCGAGCTGATGAAGGCGATGATCGAGGCCGGCGCCGCCGGCGTGCACTTCGAGGATCAGCTGGCCAGCGTGAAGAAGTGCGGCCACATGGGCGGCAAGGTGCTGGTGCCGACCCGCGAGGCGGTCGACAAGTTGAACGCGGCGCGCCTGGCCGCCGACGTGGCCGGCGTGCCGACCCTGCTGGTGGCGCGCACCGACGCCGACGCCGCCGACCTGCTCACCTCGGACATCGACGACAACGACAAGGCCTTCATCACCGGCGAACGCACCGTCGAAGGCTTCTTCCGCGTGCGCCCGGGCCTGGACCAGGCGATCAGCCGCGGCCTCGCCTACGCGCCGTACGCCGACCTGATCTGGTGCGAGACCAGCAAGCCGAACCTGGACGACGCGCGCTGCTTCGCCGAGGCGATCCACGCGAAGTTCCCCGGCAAGATGCTGGCCTACAACTGCTCGCCCAGCTTCAACTGGAAGAAGAACCTGGACGACGCCACCATCGCCAACTTCCAGAAGGAACTGGGTGCGATGGGCTACAAGTTCCAGTTCATCACCCTGGCCGGCTTCCACAGCCTCAACTACGGCATGTTCGACCTGGCGCACGGTTACGCCCGCCGCCAAATGAGCGCCTTCGTCGAACTGCAGGAAAAGGAATTCGCCGCCGCCGATCGCGGCTTCACCGCGGTGAAGCACCAGCGCGAAGTGGGCACCGGTTACTTCGACGCCGTGACCCAGGCGATCCAGCAAGGACAGTCGTCGACCACCGCGCTGAAAGGCTCGACCGAAGAAGCCCAGTTCAAGCAGGCTTCGGCGGCCTGA
- the aceB gene encoding malate synthase A — protein MAVPQERLELGAIEIHADAAGYASILTPAALALLARLHRRFEPTRQKLLQARRERQATYDAGGLPDFRADTAAIRESDWSVAPIPPALRDRRVEITGPVERKMIINALNSGAKVFMADFEDSSAPTFANQLDGQLNLRDAVNGSIDFTSPEGKHYRVGDNPAVLVVRPRGWHLHDKFFSVDGEPMSGALVDFALFVLHNARALHSRDRGPYFYLPKLEAMEEAALWDAVMADAENELQLPVGTMKATVLIETLPAAFQMHEILHALRRRAVGLNCGRWDYIFSYLKTLRGHRDRLLPERSQVQMTAPFLKAYSELLIQTCHRRGAFAMGGMAAQIPIKGDEAANEAALAKVRADKLREVQAGHDGTWVAHPALVPVAQQVFDQHMPGTNQLGVLRQDVQVSREQLLAAPNGTITRAGFDNNVEVCLRYTAAWLDGLGCVPIHHLMEDAATAEIARAQLWQWLHHADGSHADALAFPDHAPIDFALFDHALACHTHRLRDSQHPGAARADAAAALLSAMTHADVLGDFLTLPAYDQLA, from the coding sequence ATGGCAGTACCGCAGGAAAGACTCGAACTCGGCGCCATCGAGATTCATGCCGACGCGGCCGGTTACGCGAGCATCCTGACCCCGGCAGCGCTGGCCTTGCTGGCCCGGCTGCACCGCCGTTTCGAACCGACCCGCCAGAAATTGCTGCAGGCGCGGCGCGAGCGCCAGGCGACGTACGACGCCGGCGGCCTGCCCGACTTCCGCGCCGACACGGCGGCGATCCGCGAATCGGACTGGAGCGTGGCGCCGATCCCGCCGGCGCTGCGCGACCGTCGCGTCGAGATCACCGGCCCGGTCGAGCGCAAGATGATCATCAACGCGCTGAATTCCGGCGCGAAGGTGTTCATGGCCGACTTCGAGGACTCCTCGGCACCGACCTTCGCCAACCAGCTCGACGGCCAGCTCAACCTGCGCGACGCGGTGAACGGCTCGATCGACTTCACCTCGCCCGAAGGCAAGCACTACCGCGTGGGCGACAACCCCGCCGTGCTGGTGGTGCGCCCCCGCGGCTGGCACCTGCACGACAAGTTCTTCAGCGTGGATGGCGAGCCGATGTCCGGCGCCCTGGTCGACTTCGCCCTGTTCGTGCTGCACAACGCCCGCGCCCTGCACAGCCGCGACCGCGGCCCGTATTTCTACCTGCCGAAACTCGAGGCGATGGAGGAGGCCGCGCTGTGGGATGCGGTGATGGCCGACGCCGAGAACGAACTGCAGCTGCCGGTGGGCACGATGAAGGCCACCGTGCTAATCGAGACGCTGCCGGCGGCGTTCCAGATGCACGAGATCCTGCATGCGCTGCGCCGTCGCGCGGTCGGCCTCAATTGCGGCCGCTGGGATTACATCTTTTCCTACCTGAAAACCCTGCGCGGCCATCGCGACCGCCTGCTGCCCGAGCGCAGCCAGGTGCAGATGACCGCACCGTTCCTGAAGGCGTATTCCGAACTGCTGATCCAGACCTGCCATCGCCGAGGCGCGTTCGCGATGGGCGGCATGGCCGCGCAGATCCCGATCAAGGGCGACGAAGCCGCCAACGAAGCAGCGCTGGCCAAGGTGCGCGCCGACAAGCTGCGCGAGGTGCAGGCCGGCCACGACGGCACCTGGGTGGCGCACCCGGCGCTGGTGCCCGTGGCGCAGCAGGTCTTCGACCAGCACATGCCCGGTACCAACCAGCTCGGCGTGCTGCGCCAGGACGTGCAGGTCAGCCGCGAACAGCTGCTCGCCGCGCCCAACGGCACCATCACCCGCGCCGGCTTCGACAACAACGTCGAGGTGTGCCTGCGCTACACCGCCGCCTGGCTCGATGGCCTGGGCTGCGTGCCGATCCATCACCTGATGGAAGACGCCGCCACCGCCGAGATCGCCCGCGCCCAGTTGTGGCAGTGGCTGCATCACGCCGACGGGTCGCACGCGGACGCCCTGGCATTCCCCGACCACGCGCCGATCGACTTCGCCCTGTTCGATCACGCACTGGCCTGCCACACCCACCGACTGCGCGACAGCCAGCATCCCGGCGCCGCCCGCGCCGACGCGGCCGCAGCCCTGCTCTCGGCGATGACCCACGCCGACGTGCTCGGCGACTTCCTCACCCTGCCCGCCTACGACCAGCTCGCCTGA
- a CDS encoding LysR family transcriptional regulator, which produces MKKRDVALNGPKKPRRSAAKKRGEVAPAENGGRYYYKGNRHKQLRAFVSVVKLGTLTRAAEALYLSQPTISLQLQALERELGMSLLERRRRRINLTDAGEALYELARPLVEGWDTLDRDFQARVKGLQAGRLTIAAGTSTIQYLLPDLVRRYRERFPAVQLQLANVTGKDGMAMLRADEVDFAVGSMLDVPNDIAWAPVQHYDPMLIMPPGHPLAAKEKITLEDLSPYGLILPPQRLSTYRLVDLVFQQQQVPFHVAIEVGGWDVIKEYVAMGMGISIVTGICITAVDSERLAVRNMKQFFPQRSYGVVMRKGKFLSAEARAFIDLVRPGLLTHREHDDPGHSQR; this is translated from the coding sequence ATGAAAAAGCGCGACGTGGCGCTGAACGGACCGAAAAAGCCGCGCCGCAGCGCAGCAAAGAAGCGCGGCGAGGTCGCGCCGGCGGAGAACGGCGGGCGCTATTACTACAAAGGCAACCGGCACAAGCAGTTGCGTGCCTTCGTCAGCGTGGTGAAGCTGGGTACGCTGACCCGCGCAGCCGAGGCGCTGTACCTGTCGCAACCCACCATCAGCCTGCAATTGCAGGCGCTGGAGCGGGAACTCGGCATGAGCCTGCTGGAACGGCGCCGGCGCCGCATCAACCTCACCGACGCAGGCGAGGCGCTGTATGAACTGGCGCGGCCGCTGGTCGAAGGCTGGGACACGCTGGACCGCGACTTCCAGGCCAGGGTGAAGGGACTGCAGGCCGGCCGCCTGACCATCGCCGCCGGCACCTCGACCATCCAGTACCTGCTGCCCGACCTGGTGCGCCGCTACCGCGAGCGCTTCCCCGCGGTGCAGCTGCAGCTGGCCAACGTCACCGGCAAGGACGGCATGGCGATGCTGCGCGCGGACGAGGTCGACTTCGCCGTGGGCTCGATGCTCGACGTTCCCAACGACATCGCCTGGGCGCCGGTGCAGCACTACGACCCGATGCTGATCATGCCGCCGGGTCATCCGCTGGCGGCCAAGGAAAAGATCACCCTGGAAGACCTGTCACCTTACGGCCTGATCCTGCCGCCACAGCGGCTGTCCACCTATCGCCTGGTCGACCTGGTGTTCCAGCAGCAGCAGGTGCCGTTCCACGTGGCGATCGAGGTCGGCGGCTGGGACGTGATCAAGGAGTACGTGGCGATGGGCATGGGCATCTCCATCGTCACCGGCATCTGCATCACCGCCGTCGACAGCGAGCGGCTGGCGGTGCGCAACATGAAGCAGTTCTTCCCCCAGCGCAGCTACGGCGTGGTGATGCGCAAGGGCAAGTTCCTCAGCGCCGAGGCGCGGGCCTTCATCGACCTGGTGCGGCCTGGCCTGCTGACCCATCGCGAACACGACGATCCGGGCCATTCGCAGCGTTGA
- a CDS encoding 1-acyl-sn-glycerol-3-phosphate acyltransferase, producing the protein MKGQLPSPGQLPPGMPHLADNWRRRLCRGVLRLCGWSLVGEFPDVRRAVLIAAPHSSWWDGVWGLLMKVGIGADIHFMGKQELFRGPLGKLLLKLGGMPINRGAAKGVVEQMIDQLQQHESLWLGIAPEGTRKPVARWKSGFWRIAHEAGVPIVTAWFNYPDKTIGVGPLFHTSDDMEADLARLRAFYAPFRGKHRNV; encoded by the coding sequence ATGAAGGGACAACTGCCCAGCCCCGGGCAACTGCCGCCGGGCATGCCGCATCTGGCCGACAACTGGCGCCGCCGACTCTGTCGAGGCGTACTTCGCCTGTGCGGCTGGAGCCTGGTCGGCGAGTTTCCCGACGTGCGCCGCGCCGTGCTGATCGCCGCGCCGCACTCGTCGTGGTGGGATGGCGTGTGGGGCCTGCTGATGAAGGTCGGCATCGGCGCCGACATCCATTTCATGGGCAAGCAGGAGCTGTTCCGCGGTCCGCTGGGCAAGCTGCTGCTGAAGCTGGGCGGCATGCCGATCAATCGTGGCGCCGCCAAAGGCGTGGTCGAGCAGATGATCGACCAGCTGCAGCAGCACGAATCGCTGTGGCTGGGCATCGCGCCCGAAGGCACGCGCAAGCCGGTGGCGCGCTGGAAGAGCGGCTTCTGGCGCATCGCCCACGAGGCCGGCGTGCCCATCGTCACGGCCTGGTTCAACTATCCGGACAAGACCATCGGCGTCGGCCCGCTGTTCCACACCAGCGACGACATGGAGGCGGACCTCGCCCGCCTGCGCGCGTTCTATGCGCCGTTCCGGGGCAAGCACCGCAACGTGTGA
- the arfB gene encoding alternative ribosome rescue aminoacyl-tRNA hydrolase ArfB produces the protein MLTVSHSITLPESELVERFLRADGPGGQHVNRTESAVELRFDVASSPSLPEEIRTRLLGRRDRRLTAEGVLVIQGRRFRDQGRNRDDVRERLVEIIRGVLVPPKKRLATRPTRASKERRLVGKQQRGQIKQSRSRKPDLE, from the coding sequence ATGTTGACCGTCAGCCACAGCATCACCCTGCCCGAGTCCGAGCTCGTCGAGCGCTTCCTGCGCGCCGACGGCCCCGGCGGACAGCATGTGAATCGCACCGAGAGCGCGGTGGAGCTGCGCTTCGACGTGGCCAGCTCGCCGTCGCTGCCTGAGGAGATCCGCACGCGTCTGCTGGGGCGCCGCGATCGCCGGCTGACCGCCGAGGGCGTGCTGGTGATCCAGGGCCGCCGCTTCCGCGACCAGGGACGCAATCGCGACGACGTGCGCGAGCGGCTGGTGGAGATCATCCGCGGCGTGCTGGTGCCACCGAAGAAGCGCCTGGCCACCCGCCCCACCCGCGCCTCGAAGGAACGTCGCCTGGTGGGCAAGCAGCAACGCGGCCAGATCAAGCAGTCCCGTTCACGCAAGCCGGATCTCGAATGA
- a CDS encoding pseudouridine synthase: protein MLEILYQDDALIAVNKPANLAVHRSKMVGNAEEFLIDLLREQIGDNVYLAHRLDRATSGVLLVARSKEVAAALGEQFMARSIHKQYLVVVRGWPEPGEEVIDYPLPGSRETGPRREARTRYRRLATIEVPIELGRYPQQRYALVLAEPESGRFRQIRKHLAHIHHPVIGDCQHGRGDHNRLYKQHFGCHRMLLHAWRLDFHHPVTGVPMQLEAPLDEAYTHLLARFGWPQPEDIEAPANDFPPPLGSS from the coding sequence ATGCTCGAGATTCTGTACCAGGACGACGCGCTGATCGCGGTGAACAAGCCCGCGAACCTTGCCGTGCACCGCTCGAAGATGGTGGGCAACGCCGAGGAATTCCTGATCGACCTGTTGCGCGAACAGATCGGCGACAACGTCTACCTGGCCCACCGGCTCGACCGCGCCACCAGTGGCGTGCTGCTGGTGGCGCGCAGCAAGGAGGTCGCCGCCGCGCTGGGCGAACAGTTCATGGCCCGCAGCATCCACAAGCAGTACCTCGTGGTGGTGCGCGGCTGGCCCGAACCGGGCGAAGAGGTGATCGACTATCCGCTGCCCGGCTCGCGCGAAACCGGCCCACGCCGCGAGGCACGCACCCGCTACCGGCGCCTCGCCACCATCGAGGTGCCGATCGAACTGGGCCGCTATCCGCAGCAGCGCTACGCGCTGGTTCTCGCCGAACCCGAAAGCGGCCGCTTCCGCCAGATCCGCAAGCACCTGGCGCATATCCACCACCCGGTGATCGGCGATTGCCAGCACGGCCGCGGCGACCACAACCGCCTGTACAAGCAGCATTTCGGCTGTCATCGGATGTTGCTGCATGCATGGCGACTGGATTTCCACCACCCGGTCACCGGCGTGCCGATGCAGCTGGAAGCGCCGCTGGATGAGGCTTACACGCACCTGCTCGCCCGGTTCGGCTGGCCCCAGCCCGAGGACATCGAAGCACCGGCGAACGACTTCCCGCCACCGCTCGGTTCGTCCTGA
- the ubiB gene encoding ubiquinone biosynthesis regulatory protein kinase UbiB, with protein MTPLKVVPRLLRVASVLLAYRLDELVDAAHLYRPLKLLRPLVAKPRIDIRGLPRGARLRHALTELGPIFVKAGQVLSTRRDLVPADIADELALLQDQVAPFPGSAARAIVEQELKLPIGRLYARFDETPLASASIAQVHAATLHDGREVVVKVLRPGIDAQIARDVKLLRSLGELAQRWHPNADKIRPLDVVAEVEKMLENELDLQREGASASLLRRNFASGVDLYVPEVHWDLTATRVLTLERVHGLSSDDIAAIDAAGLDRKALAVKGVRVFYEQVFRDNFFHADAHPGNIWVDPARTDEPRFIALDFGIMGSLPEADQYWLAQNFIALFERDYARIAKLHVDAGWMPADVRLDELEAAVRTVCEPYFTRPLSQISLAELVVKLFQTARRFELTLQPQLILLQKTLLNIEGVGRMLDPEIDIWAVAHPVLKRILRERYSPLRTLREVRKRLPEWLHEAPQFPELVRDALRQIGRGERRVLSDPLALKLSLDNARRQHKLIACSLLGSTLLIGATLLGTLSPHYGIWPPLGTGIAGLLAFAIGWPRAR; from the coding sequence GTGACGCCGCTGAAGGTCGTGCCGCGGCTGCTGCGGGTCGCCTCGGTTCTGCTGGCGTACCGGCTCGACGAACTGGTCGACGCGGCTCACCTGTACCGTCCGCTGAAGCTGCTGCGGCCGCTGGTGGCGAAGCCGCGCATCGACATCCGCGGCTTGCCGCGCGGCGCGCGCCTGCGTCATGCGCTGACCGAACTGGGGCCGATCTTCGTCAAGGCCGGCCAGGTGTTGTCGACCCGCCGCGACCTGGTGCCGGCCGACATCGCCGACGAACTGGCCCTGCTGCAGGACCAGGTCGCGCCGTTCCCGGGCAGCGCAGCCCGCGCGATCGTCGAGCAGGAACTGAAGCTGCCGATTGGACGTCTATACGCCCGTTTCGACGAAACCCCGCTGGCTTCCGCCTCGATCGCCCAGGTGCACGCCGCCACCCTGCACGACGGCCGCGAGGTGGTGGTCAAGGTGTTGCGACCGGGCATCGATGCGCAGATCGCCCGCGACGTGAAGCTGCTGCGTTCGCTGGGCGAACTGGCCCAGCGCTGGCACCCGAACGCCGACAAGATCCGCCCGCTGGATGTCGTCGCCGAAGTCGAGAAGATGCTGGAGAACGAGCTGGACCTGCAGCGCGAAGGCGCCAGCGCCAGCCTGCTCCGGCGCAACTTCGCCAGCGGCGTGGACCTCTACGTGCCCGAGGTGCACTGGGACCTGACCGCCACCCGCGTGCTCACCCTGGAGCGGGTGCACGGCCTCAGCAGCGACGACATCGCCGCGATCGACGCCGCCGGGCTCGACCGCAAGGCGCTTGCCGTCAAGGGCGTGCGGGTGTTCTACGAGCAGGTGTTCCGCGACAACTTCTTCCACGCCGACGCCCACCCCGGCAACATCTGGGTCGACCCGGCGCGCACCGATGAACCGCGCTTCATCGCGCTGGATTTCGGCATCATGGGTTCGCTGCCCGAAGCCGACCAGTACTGGCTGGCGCAGAACTTCATCGCGCTGTTCGAACGCGACTATGCCCGCATCGCCAAGTTGCACGTGGACGCGGGCTGGATGCCTGCCGACGTGCGCCTGGACGAGCTGGAAGCCGCCGTGCGCACGGTGTGCGAGCCGTACTTCACCCGCCCGTTGTCGCAGATCTCGCTGGCCGAGCTGGTGGTGAAGCTGTTCCAGACCGCGCGCCGTTTCGAGCTGACCCTGCAGCCGCAGCTGATCCTGCTGCAGAAGACCCTGCTCAACATCGAGGGCGTGGGCCGCATGCTCGATCCGGAGATCGACATCTGGGCGGTGGCGCACCCGGTGCTGAAACGCATCCTGCGCGAGCGCTACAGCCCGTTGCGCACCTTGCGCGAAGTGCGCAAGCGGTTGCCCGAATGGCTGCACGAGGCACCGCAATTCCCCGAGCTGGTGCGCGACGCACTGCGCCAGATTGGTCGCGGCGAACGGCGCGTGCTGAGCGACCCGCTGGCGCTGAAACTGAGCCTGGACAACGCCCGTCGCCAGCACAAGCTGATCGCCTGCAGCCTGCTCGGCAGCACGCTGCTGATCGGCGCGACCCTGCTGGGCACGCTGTCGCCGCATTACGGCATCTGGCCGCCGCTGGGCACCGGCATCGCCGGCCTGCTGGCCTTCGCGATCGGCTGGCCGCGCGCGCGCTGA
- a CDS encoding SCP2 domain-containing protein: MNAATPNSWLPQPLRKLAGRALETALNHSLSLDPDTQHKLAALNGRSVQLHLRGPEIALAITVEDARLKVGPPQDDNQLKVAASPGSLLAMMFRRDDDGIAPGKVEIAGDAELARRLEKLASKFAPDFEEAFARTFGDVLGVPLARTVRKGLAHARETASHLTEDGADWLRDEARVAMAPGEVEGFLDGVDELRERSERLESRVQRLLQRVSGNAA, from the coding sequence ATGAACGCCGCCACTCCCAACTCCTGGTTGCCGCAACCGCTGCGCAAGCTTGCCGGCCGTGCGCTGGAAACCGCGCTGAACCACAGCTTGTCGCTCGATCCGGACACGCAGCACAAACTGGCCGCACTGAATGGACGCAGCGTGCAGCTGCATCTGCGCGGCCCCGAGATCGCGCTGGCCATCACCGTCGAGGACGCCCGCCTCAAGGTGGGCCCGCCGCAGGACGACAACCAGCTGAAGGTCGCCGCCTCACCGGGCAGCCTGCTGGCGATGATGTTCCGCCGCGACGACGACGGCATCGCTCCGGGCAAGGTGGAGATCGCCGGCGATGCCGAGCTGGCGCGCCGGCTGGAAAAGCTGGCCAGCAAGTTCGCCCCCGATTTCGAGGAAGCGTTCGCGCGCACGTTCGGCGACGTGCTCGGCGTGCCGCTGGCCAGGACGGTGCGCAAGGGCCTGGCCCACGCCCGCGAAACCGCCAGCCACCTCACCGAGGATGGCGCGGACTGGTTGCGCGACGAGGCGCGCGTGGCGATGGCGCCGGGCGAGGTGGAGGGTTTCCTCGACGGCGTGGACGAGCTGCGCGAACGCAGCGAACGACTCGAATCACGCGTGCAGCGACTGCTGCAGCGCGTGTCGGGCAACGCCGCGTGA
- the trmL gene encoding tRNA (uridine(34)/cytosine(34)/5-carboxymethylaminomethyluridine(34)-2'-O)-methyltransferase TrmL — protein sequence MLHVILFNPEIPPNTGNVIRLCANTGAALHLIRPLGFELDDARLRRAGLDYHEYARLAVHDDLASCLDAIGAPRVFAFTTRGRVAHVEARFADGDALLFGCETAGLPAAVLEAIPAEQHLRLPMHPDSRSLNLSNTVAVAVYEAWRQLGFVGAGSQE from the coding sequence ATGCTCCACGTCATCCTGTTCAATCCCGAGATCCCGCCGAACACCGGCAACGTGATTCGCCTGTGCGCGAACACCGGCGCTGCGCTGCATCTGATCCGCCCGCTGGGCTTCGAACTTGACGATGCCCGCCTGCGCCGCGCCGGGCTGGACTACCACGAGTACGCAAGGCTCGCGGTGCACGACGACCTGGCCAGTTGCCTCGATGCGATCGGCGCGCCCAGGGTGTTCGCCTTCACCACCCGCGGCCGTGTCGCCCATGTGGAGGCGCGTTTTGCCGACGGCGACGCCTTGCTGTTCGGCTGCGAAACCGCCGGACTGCCGGCGGCCGTGCTCGAGGCGATTCCCGCCGAACAGCACCTGCGCCTGCCGATGCATCCGGACAGCCGCAGCCTGAACCTGTCGAACACGGTGGCCGTGGCCGTCTACGAGGCATGGCGGCAGCTCGGCTTCGTTGGAGCCGGGAGCCAGGAATAG